One Oncorhynchus kisutch isolate 150728-3 linkage group LG30, Okis_V2, whole genome shotgun sequence genomic window, TAGTGGAGCAGTCCGCCATAATATCCTGGAGCATCACCTGGAGTCTGTCCTCGTCGTTCAGAGGCATACATTCCAGGAGGTGGTTCATGAGCTCCGCCGCGAGAGTCGCGTCGATTCCCGGGCAGCTGGACACGAAGGTGTGCACCTCATGCATGCACTGGATGTAGCCAGCAGCGAACCTTTCACTCGCCTCCTGGTTCACTGGGTCTACCTCTGACAAAGCACAAACAGAAGCCCCGTTTATACCTGGCTCTAACATTCATTATTGGTCCTGATCCTGTCCACATTCTGATGTTTcccacatttttagacaggtgtTGACGATTAAAAGACgcattgtgatctgattgtgatcaAATCTTATAAGTGTAAACAGACAAAATCAGATCAAGATCAGGATCAAGGACGCATGTTAGAGGCAGGTATAAACAGAGCTAGAGAGATACACAAATGAGACACACTGAACATAGGCCTTACACAAACAACATTCTACCAGTTGGGTGAAAATGTCTAATGTGCATAAGTGCATAATCCTATAGTTTACCTTGTCCTTGGTTTTGAAGGATACTCTCCACTCGTTTTACAGTCATTTCCAGCACTTCGGCATTCTCCATCTTTGATTGTAACTGTGAATGGCATATTGATAGGCTACAATGTCAATAACTGGTTTACAATGCAACGACAATAGGCTACACAAAGAGAGGGGGCATGTGATATAAAGTGACATAAGATGTGCAAAAACATACATCTGTGTCTGCGAGAAGAACTCTGAGTTCCTGCAAACTTTCATTGATGCGAGCCCGTCTCTTTTTCTCAACCAACGGCTTTCTGATCTACAAAAATAAAAATCACCGCCACATTAATAAATTAGGCTACATTTAGTCAAATCAAAGACCACTCAATACACGACAATTATCGTCACTTTTGCCTACCTTTCTGTCCACTTTAATGCCATAGTATTCATCTTCGTCTCTACTCAGTTCTTTTTTGATATTGTGAGTGGGGgccatgttgttgatgtttaacCCAGACACTGCCCGAGGTTTGGTAAATCCACACGACCGTTACACTCCGTAAATGGGACAGATGGCCACCGGTCCCTGCTGCAAACAAAGCCGAGCTGTACTTTTGCGCAGACGGGTACTAGATTTGTTATGCAGCCTCAAGCGCAACGATAGTGCCAGTAGTAGTAGGTATTTATAACGCCTCATTTAAATGTGAATAGAGGGGCTGACTGCGCGAGCAAGAGATTGTTCAGCGCACTTGCGAATCAGCCAATCGCTGATCAAGCCTTTTGTCCTCTGTGCACCATAGAAATTGTCTGCAGAGGGAGAGGATTTGGCTAGACCACAAGAGGGATATTCTTTGGCTTCTGTCCCAGCCCGAAataagttttttattttataaccCACAATTCTAGTCTGCTCCAGAGACCAATACGCTTTGATAGATAGATGGAAATTAAATTATAACAAGAAATCGCAAAGAGACAATTAATCATAACTTAACACATAAAACACAAACACTTAAGCAAATTGCAAAACCATTAGCAAACACCATTAGCCTATTGAATCGTTCAACATTAACAGACAATTCTCACATTGCGTAATTAGTCACCTTTACGTGTATTTCAAGTTTAGTTGTGGGCCAAGGCACTTAATACATGTCATGTCCAAAGTTAAGGCCAATTTCAACCCAATTCAAGACAATTAACAGAATGGGACATTAGGCCAAATTTGAATCGGGAAATGTGTCACATATCGTCCACCCTTAGTCTTGAATAGGCTAAAGAAAGTATTCTCAACACCATGTGGCTTAGTTGGTGGAGCGTGGCACTTGGAATGCCGGTGTTGTGGGTTCGATTGTACTGTACGTCCAGACAGAACATCTGCTAAAATGACAAAATCAAAATGTTTATATATATTATTGTAGGCCAACTCAACATTTGGGACATGGGCTCCAATGCTTATCTTTATTGAGAGTTGTGAAATTAATTGAAGATGTTTCTCCATTTGCGCTCTATTGCTAcgatctgacagacagacagctaataCATTGCTATAGGGGTTGTTATCTCATATGAATAGTTTATTAATTTACTTTAGAATAATTAAACAGCTAAATTAAACACAAAGTAAATTTCCCAGTGTGTAAACTCAGACTCCGTAGTGATTATACATGTGTGGTTAACATTCACATAGCGTTCTCTCACATATCAGATTTCACGTCATTAAAGAGATAATTTCAGTATCATTCCTGTATAGGCGTATCATTATAGACTTCCGGATGATCAGAGTTTATTCGGGCAAATCAGAAGAGAAAAAGCGCTAAAAATAAGATGAGGAATGTATACCCATATCTGGTGCAAACCTTCAAAATAAAGGTCCCCTAACGAATCTTGCAAATAAACACCATATTCTGAATCTAATTCATGCAGTGAAAAACGTCCATTTAGGTGCAAACTGTTATAAATACAGCAATATCTATACAAACTCAATTATTATAAAACAAAATAACATAAACAACAGGCTAATAAAAGCAACATTTGAATCAACCTCATATGGATGTCGACAATTATTTTGAAAAGTGATAAGGGTATGATTTTTTTCGAGTCCCACATGCTGTTGTTCGTCACAGCTACGCTTATCTGAGGTCAGAAAGGATCTTGATAGGACGGGGGCGAGAGAACAGTGCAACTATATAATCAACCAGCATCGAATGAGGAAGTCAGTGTATTGAAAAAGATAGACAAAGTGAAGATGGTAAAGATTACTTTCCAGTCGGTCTCGGCGCAGAAAGCAGATAAGGAGCTCGATGGAGACAAAGCCGAGATTCTCATGCCCTATGAACACGTGAGTTCAGCATCTCTTTTATATGTTCCGTGTTTTGACATACCGTTGTGGAGAAAGAGGGATTTTTTTTTCTGACCAAGATGCAATAATTCGATTATATCAAGGCTATTTTTCCAAAACAGAACATAAAAGCAGCAGTAGATCAATTTGCATATAGTACCACGACATCATTTATTGTTAGTATTATTTGTACTATTGTTACCAGCAATGATACACTGTTGCAGTGAACGCGTTGGAAACACGGATCCAAAGTAACATTTTAAAACCGATACAAGCTAGACAGCACAGCCGGAGGATGTTGACATTACGTCACCTTCTTAGGCtagcgggggaggggggggggggtgtattcacGACACActgcaggggtgtattcattccgctgaatttgttgcaaaacgtttcttaaactgaACAAAATGGGCCGGAACTTACCTTAAttagtccaatagaaactctcgttttgcTGTTTGCTTCCGTTAAACAGTTGCCGTAATGAATACACCACAGATGTAGCCACGAATCGTAAGCTCTCCTATGCAATTTAAGTCGAATAATAGTTATGTTTATGGAAAGCTTTCAAGACAAAACGTTTATAGGTTGATATTGTGAAGTTATATCACATCAATAATTACGATGCAAATTGTGCATACAAATGGAGACATTATTGCTGCGCTATGGTTACGTCACCGAAGTGGTTTCCCCGGCCAATCCAGAAGGTAGCGCGTGAGGGCACCTGCGCAGTGGGGTTGTTGTATTATTTTCTTTAAATGTGTAATGCGATTTGTTTTCCTTGTGTCATGATCACCCTAATCTATGCAGTCTGATAATACTTCACAGGTGCAATATGGTAGGTACAATATAGGTTTACTTCGGGTGGCTTTCATATGTTCTGTGCATTCAAGccagatgaaggaaaggagatgaggaaagaAACGAAGTCACACTGTAGAGGGTCATAAGACATATACATTTGGTTACATAACTGTCAGAGGGCTGCTAAAAGGGTGGCCATACTGGATTTGCATTTAAAAAAGCCTTTGCCAAGTGTTGACTCTTAGTGTTCACACACTGTTGTTTCTGTTAGCGTTGACACCACAGTTGTAGGTCTGTGTCGTTAGAGAACACCTGGATAGTATAGTGTTTTCCTGCCATTTGTGGCAAACATTGAATTTTATTTCTACAGGTGGCAGAATAAATGCATTGTGAGTTTTGCAGTTGGACTGTCAAACTCTGAGCAACTGTAGGCCTATGAGCTAGATAACTCTACCCTCCATCAGATTTAGAAATAGTCTACATTGGGTGGGAGACAGGGGATTCTTGCAAAGGCGTCATAGGATTCGTGTATATACCAAATCTGTATAAAGCCTATGAATACCATCTCCGGCTTGAGATTCCTCTTCCACGCAATCGCTCTGATCTCCCTCCTACCGGAGGTGGTGATGTAACAGCTGTCACAGCTATAAATAAGGCACTTGGAAGTAGAGGTCTATGAATAGAGCTCCCAGACAACCGTGCCAGCCTCCTTCGCCGTTATTCGGCACACACAACACAATCCGTCTCATCCCGTTTGATCCTCCGTAGTCCCTAGCAACCGTGTGTGGGTACCGTCTCTAGCTAGCGACTAGCGTATCGCTAATAGCGAACAGACTGACGGTAGGGCTGATAGACTGTGGGTGGGCTGTTGGGATGAGGAGCCATCTTCAGCCTACAGTATGTCTTGGAGAATTCCTCTCTGACTAACCACTTGGCAAGGACAGAGTCATCTCATCACAGACTAAGCAAGCAAGATATGGCTTGGTAGGGTGTAGCACAGGAAAGTGTCGCTGTGTAAGGAGTTCACTCTTAAGATATTATATGACTGATTATTTCTGCTCAGATGAACTTGATGATTTCACAGTCCTGCTTTTCTTCTTGGTTGAAGATCACTGCTTAGCTACTTGAGTGAAACGGAAACGGCAGTTTCATAGTGGAAGCATCCTGCCGATAATTCTTAACACTCTTATCTAACATTGGCCTGTAGGACTGACCTGTGCATTGTTTCTTCCACCAGGAGCTGGTTCTTCCTCTGAGGCCCAAGAAGTCTCATCTGAACGGACTGCTTTGTTCCACCTTTGGCCTGGTGGTGTTCATGTCAGGACTGGTGCTGGCCTCCATATATGTCTATCGCTATTACTTCATACCACAGGTACTATAATACAACTATACTACACAACTACCATTAGTCACTTATTTTTCATACTACAGGTCAAATATTATTACTTTTACATACTACCTCACACACCTTGCTAACCTATACTACTGTACAACTACCAGTAGTAGCTACTACTACCTTCTACATCATACCTCACATATTCAATCATACAAACAGATTGGTTCTGATTGAACCAATGATATAGATATACCACAGATAGATATCCCCCTAACTATCCTAACCCTATTCTGATCTGTTCTCCCTGTGTGTTCTAGATTCCCGAGGACAGTCTGTTCCACTGCAGGGTTCTGTATGAGGACTCTGTGCACGCCCCCATGCACGGCagacaggagctggaggagaaCGTGGGCATCTACCTGGACGACAACTATGAGCAGATCAGCGTGCCCGTACCCCATTTTGGAGGGAGCGACCCAGCAGACATCATCCACGACTTCCACAGGGTAAGAACCAAGGGAACCTCAGTCATCCCTATGTCAATACACACAGCCAATGTGAAGTATGATACAAGGTAGCCATTTTGTACCAGAAGACTCACCCATTGCCAATTGGTATACATATGAGCATATGATTCTGAAGAATGTGTCTACAAGGCAATGAAAGTTTTATGAGACCTTTTCTGTTAGGAAGTGTCAGACTGGACTGGAGTGCTGACACTTCCTTCCTCCAACTCTGCTGCAAGACGTGGTTAGCAAATCCCTTTCTGCAAAGGTAAAAAGTTATTCAATACCTCGGAATTGATGATACAAATGTTGCTGTCATTTCTAATTCCAGGGTCTGACTGCGTACCATGACATTGCCCTGGACAAGTGTTACGTGATTGAGCTCAACACCACCCTGGTCATGCCACCACGGAACCTGTGGGAGCTGCTGGTCAATGTCAAGGTATGCTGTTGTGTTATGTCTGTCagaggtgtgagtgtgtgtgtatccttCAGAGACATTTTGCTTGGGTGTTTGTTTGCGTGTGTATCCTGCAGTAGAACACTGTGGTCATATCTGACTTAATCTGTGTACACCCTGTGATATAAAGTGTGTTTGTCTCCCTCTCCAACAGAGGGGGACGTATCTGCCCCAGAcctacatcatccaggaggagaTGGTGGTGACTGGGAGGGTGAGGAACATGAGACAGCTGGGGCCCTTCATCCACCGGCTCTGCTACGGCAAAGACACCTACCGCCTCAAACGCCAACGCGATGCACGCCGACGtaagtactacacacacacatatattatttttcCTTCTATCTCACACACCCGCGTACAATTTCGCACTCACACCCACACTGATGTCCTTGTCAACGTGAGATGCATGTAAGTGCTATGCTATCAGTTAGACACTTCCTCTCctgtacagaggagaggagaacagaagagtgTGTGTTTTCACAGAAGTCACTGAGTCAACAGAGAATCCTTGGGTTGATTGACTGTGTGGTGGGAGGAACACTGACTGTCAAGAATCCTCCACTTGAAACCCATCATCGCAGAGGAAATGGAGATGGCCATGTCGATATCGGAGCTTCCTGTGTGGGCttagacagggagtgtgtgtgtgagagcatgcACATACGCGTATGTGTGTGGGCTCCGCCAGGCGCTAGCCTCCCACAATATGAGTTGTTTGGCAAACTTCCACATACACACCCCTGTATGATTATCATGTCAGAGACatagcgtgtgtgtttgtgcgtcatTTCTCCAACACACCATCAGGCAGTGTGCGTGGGGAAGGAAGTGCTGCGCAGTAGGAATTCACTCCATGTGGCTCTGTGATTGGCCAGTTATAGAACCAGAGCATTGATGTAACATGCTTCCTTGACACTGAACACATATGGACTGATAGGCGACTCCATTGATCCAAGATGAGGCTGGTACCGGTAGTC contains:
- the LOC109874975 gene encoding integral membrane protein 2C isoform X2, producing the protein MELVLPLRPKKSHLNGLLCSTFGLVVFMSGLVLASIYVYRYYFIPQIPEDSLFHCRVLYEDSVHAPMHGRQELEENVGIYLDDNYEQISVPVPHFGGSDPADIIHDFHRGLTAYHDIALDKCYVIELNTTLVMPPRNLWELLVNVKRGTYLPQTYIIQEEMVVTGRVRNMRQLGPFIHRLCYGKDTYRLKRQRDARRRIDKREARNCHSIRHFENTFVVETVICDRV
- the LOC109875086 gene encoding transcription cofactor HES-6, with protein sequence MAPTHNIKKELSRDEDEYYGIKVDRKIRKPLVEKKRRARINESLQELRVLLADTDLQSKMENAEVLEMTVKRVESILQNQGQEVDPVNQEASERFAAGYIQCMHEVHTFVSSCPGIDATLAAELMNHLLECMPLNDEDRLQVMLQDIMADCSTNGSSTWPSSEGIYAALVSPGGRSIPSESSSTLSPAPSTTSSDDLCSDLDETDSEQSDISVDAENQDVLNMPRVAYSKSMWRPW
- the LOC109874975 gene encoding integral membrane protein 2C isoform X1, with the protein product MVKITFQSVSAQKADKELDGDKAEILMPYEHELVLPLRPKKSHLNGLLCSTFGLVVFMSGLVLASIYVYRYYFIPQIPEDSLFHCRVLYEDSVHAPMHGRQELEENVGIYLDDNYEQISVPVPHFGGSDPADIIHDFHRGLTAYHDIALDKCYVIELNTTLVMPPRNLWELLVNVKRGTYLPQTYIIQEEMVVTGRVRNMRQLGPFIHRLCYGKDTYRLKRQRDARRRIDKREARNCHSIRHFENTFVVETVICDRV